One Maribacter dokdonensis DSW-8 genomic region harbors:
- the gyrB gene encoding DNA topoisomerase (ATP-hydrolyzing) subunit B, with protein sequence MSEEANKKNYSADSIQALEGMEHVRMRPSMYIGDVGVRGLHHLVYEVVDNSIDEAMGGHCDNISVIINEDNSITTRDNGRGIPVDLHKKEGVSALEVVMTKIGAGGKFDKDSYKVSGGLHGVGVSCVNALSDHLTATVFRDGVIWQQEYERGKALYPVKRIGETEDMGTEVTFHPDNTIFTQTIEYSYETLANRMRELSFLNKGVTISITDKRQKDEKGEYVGETFFSNEGLKEFVKFLDGNRESLIQGVIAMEGEKNDIPVEVAMIYNTSYTENLHSYVNNINTHEGGTHLSGFRRGLTSTLKKYADASGMLDKLKFEIQGDDFREGLTAIVSVKVSEPQFEGQTKTKLGNREVSAAVSQAVSEMLTDYLEEHPDDAKTIVQKVILAAQARHAASKAREMVQRKNVMSGGGLPGKLSDCSEQDPEKCEIFLVEGDSAGGTAKMGRDRNFQAILPLRGKILNVEKAMQHKVFENEEIKNMYTALGVTIGTEEDSKALNLEKLRYHKVVIMCDADVDGSHIETLILTFFFRYMRELVENGHIYIATPPLYLVKKGQKKRYAWSDKERDEIADSYSGGVSIQRYKGLGEMNAEQLWDTTMNPEYRTLRQITIDNATETDRVFSMLMGDEVPPRREFIEKNAVYANIDT encoded by the coding sequence ATGAGCGAAGAAGCAAATAAGAAAAATTATTCGGCAGATAGTATTCAGGCCTTGGAAGGTATGGAGCACGTACGTATGCGTCCATCCATGTATATAGGTGATGTTGGGGTCCGTGGTTTGCACCATTTAGTATATGAAGTAGTCGATAACTCTATTGATGAGGCTATGGGAGGTCATTGTGACAACATTAGCGTTATCATAAATGAAGATAATTCCATAACTACAAGGGATAACGGTAGGGGTATTCCGGTAGATTTACATAAAAAGGAAGGTGTTTCTGCACTTGAGGTTGTAATGACCAAAATCGGTGCCGGTGGTAAATTCGATAAAGATTCTTATAAAGTATCGGGTGGTCTTCACGGTGTTGGTGTTTCGTGTGTAAACGCTCTTTCTGATCATTTGACCGCTACGGTTTTTAGGGACGGTGTAATTTGGCAACAAGAATATGAGCGTGGTAAGGCTTTATATCCAGTAAAAAGAATAGGGGAGACCGAAGATATGGGTACAGAAGTTACTTTTCATCCGGATAATACCATATTCACCCAAACTATTGAATATAGTTATGAAACCTTGGCAAATAGAATGCGCGAGCTTTCTTTCTTGAATAAAGGGGTTACTATTAGTATTACCGATAAGCGTCAGAAAGACGAGAAAGGGGAATACGTTGGTGAAACATTCTTTTCCAATGAAGGATTAAAGGAATTTGTTAAGTTCTTAGATGGCAACCGTGAGTCTTTAATACAAGGGGTTATAGCAATGGAAGGGGAGAAAAACGATATTCCTGTTGAGGTTGCTATGATTTACAATACTAGTTATACTGAGAATCTTCACTCGTATGTAAATAACATTAATACTCATGAAGGTGGTACACATTTATCAGGATTTAGAAGAGGTTTGACTTCTACCCTGAAAAAATATGCCGATGCTTCTGGTATGTTGGATAAATTAAAATTCGAAATTCAAGGTGATGATTTCCGTGAAGGTTTAACGGCAATTGTGTCTGTTAAGGTTTCTGAGCCGCAATTCGAAGGTCAGACAAAAACCAAATTAGGAAACCGTGAGGTTTCCGCAGCTGTTAGTCAGGCAGTATCTGAAATGTTGACAGATTACCTTGAGGAGCATCCAGATGATGCAAAGACCATTGTACAAAAAGTAATTCTTGCGGCGCAGGCTAGACATGCAGCTTCTAAAGCTCGTGAAATGGTTCAGCGAAAGAATGTAATGAGTGGTGGTGGTTTGCCAGGTAAACTATCAGATTGCTCTGAGCAGGACCCAGAAAAGTGCGAAATATTCCTAGTTGAGGGAGATTCGGCGGGTGGTACCGCTAAAATGGGTCGTGATCGTAATTTCCAAGCGATCCTACCGCTACGAGGTAAGATTTTGAATGTTGAGAAAGCCATGCAACATAAGGTTTTTGAAAACGAGGAAATTAAGAATATGTATACTGCCCTTGGTGTAACCATAGGTACAGAAGAGGATAGTAAGGCACTGAACCTAGAAAAGTTAAGATACCATAAGGTAGTCATCATGTGTGATGCCGATGTTGACGGTAGCCATATTGAAACCTTGATCTTAACATTCTTCTTCCGTTATATGAGAGAATTGGTAGAGAATGGGCATATTTATATTGCTACTCCACCTCTTTATCTGGTTAAAAAAGGTCAGAAAAAGAGATATGCTTGGAGTGATAAAGAACGCGATGAAATTGCAGATAGCTACAGTGGTGGTGTAAGTATTCAAAGATATAAGGGTCTTGGTGAAATGAACGCTGAACAATTATGGGATACAACCATGAATCCTGAATACAGAACATTGCGCCAAATAACGATAGACAACGCAACTGAAACCGATCGTGTTTTCTCAATGCTTATGGGTGATGAAGTACCACCTAGAAGAGAATTTATTGAGAAGAATGCTGTTTATGCAAACATTGACACATAG
- a CDS encoding CsbD family protein, producing MNEEQFKGKWNIAKGKLKQKYGDLTDDDLTYAEGKSDELLGRIQEKTGESKEKLKQMINDI from the coding sequence ATGAATGAAGAACAATTTAAAGGAAAGTGGAATATAGCAAAAGGGAAACTTAAGCAAAAGTATGGTGACCTTACAGATGATGATCTAACATATGCTGAAGGTAAGTCTGATGAATTACTGGGAAGAATACAAGAAAAAACCGGTGAATCAAAAGAAAAGCTAAAGCAGATGATCAATGACATCTAA
- a CDS encoding DUF2911 domain-containing protein, with protein sequence MKKVFTLATLMLAVVMTTSVSAQDFSGIDKSPMDMAAYPTDYKVSEKAVRIIYGRPQLKGRSMDELAPTGKVWRTGANEAPEITFYKDVNFGGKDIKAGTYSLFTIPGEEEWTVILNKNLNQWGSYFYDESADVARVKVPNGSDSASLEEFSIAFKDAKGGTSLVMGWDKTRVAVPITM encoded by the coding sequence ATGAAAAAAGTATTTACACTCGCAACATTAATGTTAGCTGTAGTGATGACCACTTCGGTATCTGCTCAAGACTTCTCAGGTATTGACAAAAGCCCAATGGATATGGCTGCTTACCCAACAGATTACAAAGTTTCTGAAAAAGCGGTTCGTATTATTTACGGTAGACCTCAATTAAAAGGTCGTTCTATGGACGAACTGGCTCCTACTGGAAAGGTATGGAGAACTGGTGCCAACGAAGCTCCGGAAATTACTTTCTACAAGGATGTCAATTTTGGAGGTAAAGATATCAAAGCTGGTACTTATTCATTGTTCACCATACCTGGTGAAGAAGAGTGGACCGTAATTTTAAATAAGAATTTAAACCAATGGGGTTCATATTTTTATGATGAATCTGCAGATGTTGCACGTGTAAAAGTACCTAATGGTTCTGATAGCGCTTCATTAGAAGAATTCTCAATTGCATTCAAAGATGCTAAAGGTGGTACATCTTTAGTAATGGGCTGGGATAAGACAAGAGTTGCAGTACCAATTACAATGTAA
- the asnB gene encoding asparagine synthase B, which translates to MCGIVCAFDVKESTEVLRPQLLEMSKKIRHRGPDWSGIYADDKAILAHERLAIVDPASGKQPLLSPNGKLILAANGEIYNHRELRKQFEGKYDFKTESDCEVILALYQEKGVDFIDEMNGIFGFTIYDAEKDEYFVARDHMGIIPLYMGWDKNGTFYVASELKALEGTCTKIELFPPGHYLHSSDGELKKWYSRDWMEYDAVKENETSIKEIKEALEAAVHRQLMSDVPYGVLLSGGLDSSVTSAIAKKYAQKRIESGDTADAWYPQLHSFSVGLEGSPDLAAAQKVADHIGTVHHEIKFTIQEGLDAIKDVVYNLETYDITTIRASTPMYLMARVIKSMGIKMVLSGEGADELFGGYLYFHKAPNAQEFHEETVRKLSKLHMYDCLRANKSLASWGIEGRVPFLDKEFMDVAMRINPQDKMINGERMEKWVVRKAFEDMLPESVAWRQKEQFSDGVGYSWIDTLKEVVNQEVSDEQLANAKFRFPLQTPTSKEEFYYRSIFEEHFPSDAAALCVPQEASVACSTQIALEWDEAFKNMNDPSGRAVAFVHDDAYVKQ; encoded by the coding sequence ATGTGTGGAATAGTATGTGCATTTGATGTTAAGGAAAGTACTGAAGTACTTAGGCCTCAACTTTTAGAAATGTCAAAAAAGATTAGACATAGAGGTCCGGATTGGAGTGGTATCTATGCTGATGATAAAGCCATTTTAGCTCATGAGCGTTTGGCAATTGTAGATCCAGCTTCTGGAAAACAACCATTATTGAGTCCTAATGGTAAATTGATATTGGCTGCCAATGGTGAAATATATAATCATAGAGAATTACGTAAGCAGTTTGAAGGTAAGTACGATTTTAAAACGGAGTCTGACTGTGAAGTTATATTAGCGCTTTATCAAGAAAAAGGTGTTGATTTTATTGATGAAATGAACGGAATTTTTGGTTTCACAATTTATGATGCGGAAAAGGACGAATATTTTGTAGCTCGTGATCATATGGGGATTATTCCATTATACATGGGATGGGATAAAAATGGTACTTTCTATGTAGCATCAGAATTAAAAGCTTTAGAAGGTACATGTACTAAAATAGAGTTATTTCCTCCGGGGCATTATTTGCATAGTTCAGACGGTGAACTTAAGAAATGGTATTCCAGAGATTGGATGGAGTATGATGCGGTTAAGGAAAACGAAACCAGTATTAAGGAAATTAAAGAAGCCTTAGAAGCTGCCGTTCATAGACAATTAATGTCTGATGTGCCTTACGGTGTTTTATTGTCTGGTGGGTTGGATTCTTCGGTTACTTCCGCAATAGCTAAGAAATATGCGCAAAAGCGTATTGAGAGTGGAGATACTGCAGATGCTTGGTATCCACAATTACATTCGTTCTCGGTAGGTCTAGAGGGATCTCCAGATTTGGCTGCTGCACAAAAGGTGGCTGATCATATAGGAACCGTACACCATGAAATTAAATTTACTATACAAGAAGGTTTAGACGCTATAAAAGATGTAGTGTATAACTTGGAAACTTATGATATTACCACCATTAGAGCTTCTACGCCTATGTACTTAATGGCGCGTGTCATAAAATCTATGGGTATTAAAATGGTACTTTCCGGTGAGGGTGCAGATGAGTTGTTTGGTGGATATCTATATTTCCACAAAGCGCCTAATGCACAAGAATTTCATGAAGAAACCGTACGTAAGTTAAGTAAGCTGCATATGTATGATTGCTTAAGGGCGAACAAGTCTTTGGCTTCATGGGGAATAGAAGGTAGAGTTCCTTTCTTGGATAAAGAATTTATGGATGTTGCCATGCGTATTAACCCTCAAGATAAGATGATCAACGGTGAGCGTATGGAGAAGTGGGTGGTAAGAAAGGCTTTTGAAGATATGTTACCAGAAAGTGTTGCATGGAGACAAAAAGAGCAATTTTCTGATGGAGTTGGGTATAGTTGGATAGATACTTTGAAAGAAGTGGTAAACCAAGAGGTGAGCGATGAGCAATTGGCGAACGCTAAATTTAGATTTCCATTACAGACACCTACATCAAAAGAAGAATTTTATTACCGTTCCATATTTGAAGAGCATTTTCCTTCAGACGCTGCTGCGTTATGCGTACCTCAAGAAGCTTCTGTAGCTTGTAGTACTCAAATTGCTCTAGAATGGGATGAAGCATTCAAGAACATGAACGATCCGTCTGGTAGAGCGGTTGCATTTGTTCATGATGATGCATACGTTAAGCAATAG
- a CDS encoding amidohydrolase, with translation MKEKVDLVIVNAKVYTVDDSFSEAQAFAVQDGKFIAVGTTDEIRDVYTSDQLIDADGRAITPGLIDAHCHFYGLGLNQQLVNLVGTKSFDEVLKRVKEFHAANPKSFLRGRGWDQNDWEVKEFPTKAELDTIFPDIPVALERVDGHAYLVNQKALDMAGIDWSTKVEGGEIVKKWENGYSGITGVLVDNPMQLIDSIMPSPSLNDKIKALKDAERISLNHGLTTVNDAGLDRSTIELIDSLQQAGELSIKIYAMVSNNKEDVDYYINKGPIKTDRLNVRSVKVYGDGALGSRGAALKEEYSDLPNHFGAMITPVDEIEALAEKLARSEYQMNTHAIGDSANVAVLRAYKKVLQGKEDRRWKIEHAQVLTDNDFDFFESGIIPSVQPTHATSDMYWAEDRLGDRVKGAYAFKTLLNKAGTIALGTDFPVEDVSPFLTFYAAVARQDTSGYPKGGFQMEEALTREETLKGMTIWAAYSNFEEEEKGSIEPGKSADFVIYDKDMMTIPLNEIPTIKAEQTFIDGIVR, from the coding sequence ATGAAAGAAAAAGTTGATCTGGTTATTGTAAATGCCAAGGTCTATACTGTTGATGATTCTTTCTCAGAAGCCCAAGCTTTTGCCGTTCAAGACGGTAAGTTTATTGCCGTGGGTACTACAGATGAAATTAGGGATGTGTATACCTCTGATCAGTTGATAGATGCTGATGGTAGGGCAATTACCCCTGGATTAATTGATGCACATTGTCACTTTTATGGGTTAGGGCTTAATCAACAGCTTGTAAATTTAGTAGGTACCAAGAGTTTTGATGAGGTATTGAAACGTGTTAAGGAGTTTCATGCAGCAAATCCTAAATCATTTTTGAGGGGTAGAGGCTGGGATCAGAATGATTGGGAGGTTAAAGAATTCCCTACTAAAGCCGAATTAGATACTATTTTTCCTGATATTCCTGTTGCATTGGAACGTGTAGATGGTCATGCTTACTTGGTGAATCAAAAAGCTTTGGACATGGCGGGTATTGATTGGAGTACCAAAGTGGAAGGTGGTGAAATTGTGAAGAAATGGGAGAATGGCTATTCTGGTATTACCGGAGTTTTGGTTGATAACCCTATGCAACTGATCGATAGTATTATGCCTTCACCAAGTTTAAATGATAAAATTAAGGCATTGAAAGATGCTGAAAGAATTAGTTTAAACCACGGTCTAACTACTGTCAACGATGCAGGTTTAGATAGAAGTACCATAGAGCTTATTGATAGTTTGCAGCAGGCTGGTGAGCTTTCCATAAAGATCTATGCAATGGTCAGTAATAATAAAGAAGATGTTGATTATTATATAAACAAAGGACCAATTAAAACCGACCGATTGAACGTTAGGTCTGTTAAGGTTTATGGTGATGGGGCATTGGGTTCTAGGGGCGCGGCGCTAAAAGAAGAGTATAGTGATTTGCCCAATCATTTTGGTGCTATGATAACCCCTGTAGATGAAATTGAAGCTCTGGCGGAAAAATTGGCACGGTCGGAATACCAAATGAATACCCATGCAATAGGTGATTCTGCAAACGTTGCTGTGTTGAGAGCATATAAAAAAGTGTTACAGGGCAAAGAGGATAGACGTTGGAAAATTGAGCATGCCCAAGTATTGACCGATAACGATTTTGATTTTTTTGAAAGCGGAATAATTCCATCAGTACAACCTACACACGCTACTAGTGATATGTATTGGGCAGAAGATCGTTTGGGAGACAGGGTAAAAGGGGCTTATGCTTTTAAGACCTTATTGAACAAGGCAGGTACTATAGCGTTGGGAACAGACTTTCCGGTAGAGGATGTTAGTCCATTTTTAACCTTTTATGCAGCCGTGGCCAGACAAGATACTAGTGGATATCCAAAAGGAGGTTTTCAAATGGAAGAAGCCTTGACAAGGGAAGAGACTTTAAAAGGAATGACAATTTGGGCAGCTTATTCAAATTTTGAAGAAGAAGAGAAGGGAAGTATAGAACCTGGTAAATCTGCCGATTTTGTTATCTATGATAAAGATATGATGACCATACCATTAAATGAAATTCCCACTATAAAGGCAGAACAAACGTTTATAGATGGTATTGTTAGATAA